Proteins found in one Fusarium oxysporum Fo47 chromosome V, complete sequence genomic segment:
- a CDS encoding luciferase-like domain-containing protein: protein MSESQEAPKVKKQLIINAFVESCSGHQSPGLWRHPDDKSWDFNNISHWVKLAQLLEKGKFHGIFIADVLGSYDVYKGPRNPDPAIISGAQWPVNEPLATVPAMAAATKNIGFGVTVATTYEQPYHLARRLSTVDHLTGGRLGWNIVTGYLDSAARNLGHTEQPSHDERYAIAEEYVDVTYKLWQSSWRDDAVKLDREKGIYTDPSLVRLINHSGKYYTVPGPHICQPSPQRTPLILQAGTSKAGKNFAAKHAEAIFVAGHSPVTVAKNIAEIRTLAKEQFGRDPKAIKFLAMFCPIIGKTQEEADAKYKEFVGYGSEDGALALFGGWTGIDLAQYGDDEELRYVESNAIRSAVESWSKSIPGVPKWTKHTVANHIKVGGLGATVAGTPERIADEMERWVNEANVDGFNLAYALMPASFEEVISDLLPVLRERGLFWEDYAVDGGTYRENVYGRKGVARPPADHPAAKYHWTKDD, encoded by the exons ATGTCTGAATCGCAAGAGGCccccaaggtcaagaagcagcttaTTATCAACGCCTTTGTTGAATCATGCAGCGGTCATCAATCACCTGGTCTCTGGAGACATCCGGATGATAAATCATGGGATTTCAATAATATCAGTCACTGGGTGAAACTGGCTCAACTCCTTGAAAAGGGAAAGTTTCACGGTATTTTTATCGCTGATGTTCTT GGATCTTATGATGTCTACAAAGGTCCTCGTAACCCAGATCCTGCCATCATTTCAGGCGCGCAGTGGCCTGTCAATGAACCCCTTGCCACTGTGCCAGCTATGGCAGCAGCTACTAAGAATATTGGTTTTGGTGTAACCGTGGCGACTACTTATGAGCAGCCTTATCATCTTGCCCGAAGACTCAGCACTGTGGACCATCTAACTGGTGGGAGACTGGGCTGGAACATCGTTACTGGTTATCTCGACTCTGCTGCTCGAAATCTCGGACATACTGAGCAGCCGAGCCACGATGAGAGATATGCCATTGCCGAAGAATACGTCGATGTCACTTACAAGCTTTG GCAATCATCCTGGCGAGATGACGCCGTCAAACTCGACCGTGAAAAAGGCATCTACACAGACCCCTCCCTAGTCCGTCTCATCAACCACTCAGGAAAATACTACACCGTGCCAGGCCCTCACATCTGCCAACCCTCCCCCCAACGCACCCCGCTAATCCTCCAAGCCGGAACTTCCAAAGCCGGAAAGAACTTTGCCGCCAAACACGCCGAGGCTATTTTCGTCGCAGGCCACAGCCCCGTCACGGTGGCGAAGAACATAGCTGAGATCAGAACCCTAGCAAAAGAGCAGTTTGGTCGTGATCCTAAAGCGATAAAGTTCCTGGCTATGTTTTGTCCGATCATTGGAAAGACGCAGGAGGAGGCTGATGCGAAGTATAAGGAGTTTGTGGGGTATGGCTCGGAGGATGGTGCGTTGGCGCTGTTTGGGGGCTGGACGGGGATTGATCTTGCGCAGTATGGGGATGATGAGGAATTACGGTATGTTGAGTCGAACGCGATTCGCTCCGCCGTGGAATCATGGTCCAAGTCAATCCCAGGGGTACCAAAATGGACGAAGCACACTGTTGCAAATCATATCAAAGTCGGTGGTCTAGGAGCCACAGTCGCAGGAACGCCAGAGCGCATCGCAGATGAGATGGAGCGATGGGTCAACGAAGCTAACGTCGATGGGTTCAATCTCGCGTATGCTCTCATGCCAGCGAGTTTTGAGGAGGTTATATCTGATTTGTTGCCGGTTTTGAGGGAGAGGGGGTTGTTTTGGGAGGATTATGCTGTAGATGGGGGCACGTATAGAGAGAATGTCTATGGGAGGAAGGGGGTTGCTAGACCGCCTGCTGATCATCCAGCTGCGAAGTATCATTGGACGAAGGATGATTGA
- a CDS encoding major facilitator superfamily domain-containing protein, translating to MAKGQAESDKTVCNHEATTTVSFDATAQGHIGHDKEPNTDKQEETISEDIHAANMKTDAEKDAMEAGEVAPTPDPNIVDWSGPDDPENPRNWSKAYKLTNIIVISLSVLYTNLATTMFAPGAATMQREFGFKSNTVEVLTITMASLGFALGQLFIPPMSEVFGRMPIYRTSSILYMGFTAGCARSTDVAEFLVFRLLTGMAAASYMSTGGGTVADLLPKEERGVAMAIFTAGPLFGPVLGPIVGGFVVENLGWRWCFYLILMLAGAVTLSTFLYMHETSSINILKSKAARLRKETGNPNLRASGDKQTPIKQLVLHALTRPMKFLFTSPIVALISLYIAFNFGVTMLLFATFPTVYENTYQWSVSVSGLAYIGVGIGCAIGVITFAKLSDRLLNAEGGNYHAERRLIMMMFVSPMFPIGLFIYGWTTEYKVHWVVPIIGTAICGPGAVIINSSSQTYIIDIFGPQAAASALAAITLLRNLTGAFLPLAAPTLYAKLGIGWGNSVLAFITVGFIPVPIYFYLYGASLRKRFPVEI from the exons ATGGCGAAAGGTCAAGCCGAGAGCGATAAAACCGTTTGCAATCATGAAGCAACCACGACAGTCAGCTTCGATGCTACGGCTCAAGGCCATATTGGCCACGACAAGGAACCAAATACCGACAAGCAAGAAGAAACTATTTCTGAAGATATCCATGCTGCAAATATGAAGACTGATGCTGAAAAGGATGCAATGGAAGCTGGCGAAGTAGCTCCTACACCAGACCCGAATATCGTCGACTGGTCTGGCCCTGACGACCCTGAAAACCCACGCAACTGGTCCAAAGCCTACAAGTTGACAAACATCATAGTCATCAGCTTATCCGTCCTATACACCAACCTCGCAACCACCATGTTCGCCCCCGGCGCCGCTACCATGCAACGCGAATTTGGCTTCAAGAGCAACACAGTTGAAGTCCTGAccatcaccatggcatcACTGGGGTTTGCCCTGGGCCAATTATTCATACCCCCTATGTCTGAGGTTTTTGGCCGCATGCCGATTTACAGGACAAGCTCAATCTTGTACATGGGGTTTACGGCTGGTTGCGCGCGTAGTACTGATGTTGCAGAGTTTCTGGTCTTTCGTTTGTTAACTGGTATGGCTGCTGCGTCGTATATGTCTACGGGAGGCGGTACGGTGGCTGATCTTTTGCCCAAGGAGGAGAGGGGTGTTGCTATGGCTATTTTTACCGCTGGACCGCTCTTTGGCCCT GTGCTTGGTCCTATTGTGGGAGGATTCGTTGTCGAGAATCTCGGATGGAGATGGTGCTTTTATCTCATCTTGATGCTT GCTGGCGCAGTCACCCTAAGTACCTTCTTATACATGCACGAAACAAGCTCTATCAACATACTCAAGTCTAAGGCTGCTAGACTTCGTAAAGAGACAGGCAATCCAAACCTACGGGCCTCCGGCGATAAGCAGACCCCGATCAAGCAGCTCGTCCTCCATGCCCTAACCCGGCCTATGAAATTCCTCTTCACATCGCCCATCGTCGCTCTAATCTCACTCTACATCGCCTTCAACTTCGGTGTAACCATGCTTCTCTTCGCCACATTTCCCACCGTCTACGAGAACACTTATCAATGGAGTGTTAGTGTTTCCGGGTTGGCGTACATCGGCGTCGGTATTGGTTGCGCCATAGGGGTCATCACCTTTGCCAAGCTTAGCGATCGCCTTCTAAATGCTGAGGGAGGGAACTACCATGCAGAGCGGCGGCTTATAATGATGATGTTTGTATCTCCAATGTTCCCCATCGGCCTGTTCATCTACGGTTGGACCACTGAGTACAAAGTACACTGGGTTGTGCCCATCATCGGGACTGCGATCTGCGGACCCGGGGCGGTAATCATCAATTCATCTTCGCAGACATATATCATCGACATCTTTGGGCCTCAAGCAGCGGCGTCAGCACTTGCTGCCATTACACTGCTTCGCAATCTAACGGGAGCTTTTCTACCCCTTGCCGCACCGACACTCTATGCCAAGCTTGGAATAGGCTGGGGAAATAGCGTGTTGGCCTTCATCACTGTTGGATTTATACCTGTGCCGATTTACTTTTACTTGTACGGTGCATCCCTTCGGAAAAGGTTCCCTGTCGAGATCTGA
- a CDS encoding acyl-CoA dehydrogenase/oxidase: MATTFESSDPAVYKEYEAQWSTLPTDAEGWIKRAKDVAEVLAKDAPARERANKSPKAEVALLKHSGLLKILGPAKYGGGEQPWSVGFRAIREVAKKDGSVGMLLGYHLVWSTTANVVGTPEQADRTHKLIISNNYFVGGAVNPRDNDLKITSNGDKLIFNGFKNFSTGGVISDLTVLEGVYGEKEEHIFAIVPTQQPGIQFKHNWDNVGLRLTESGGVNIENVEAPWGDALGWDVEAKKPDPNILAIPFTSLFLPTIQLNFANLYLGIAAGALEFAKEYTVKNTRAWPFGGDNKEKATDEFYILSTYGNFFAHLRATEALAEKVNAEADSLYAKYSQDRSAVTAEQRGEFAEWVASLKVVTTDTGLKITSGVFEVTGSRSTAAKVGLDRFWRDLRTHTLHDPVAYKNRELGRYLLLGEYPEPTWYT; encoded by the exons atggccacCACTTTTGAGAGCTCTGACCCAGCTGTCTACAAAGAGTACGAAGCCCAATGGTCCACTCTCCCCACCGACGCTGAGGGTTGGATCAAGCGTGCCAAAGACGTCGCTGAAGTCCTAGCAAAAGACGCTCCAGCTCGAGAACGCGCGAACAAGTCTCCCAAAGCTGAAGTCGCTCTCCTCAAGCATTCCggccttctcaagatcctcgGTCCGGCTAAATATGGCGGCGGTGAACAGCCATGGAGTGTTGGTTTCAGAGCGATTCGTGAGGTTGCCAAGAAGGATGG ATCTGTTGGCATGCTTCTCGGCTACCATCTCGTCTGGTCCACAACCGCCAACGTAGTCGGAACTCCCGAGCAAGCAGACCGCACCcacaaactcatcatctccaacaacTACTTTGTTGGCGGTGCCGTGAACCCTCGCGACAACGATCTCAAGATCACTTCTAACGGGGACAAGCTTATCTTCAATGGTTTTAAGAACTTTAGCACCGGCGGTGTAATCTCAGACTTGACTGTTCTTGAAGGTGTTTATGGTGAGAAGGAAGAGCACATCTTTGCTATTGTTCCGACGCAACAGCCTGGCATTCAGTTTAAGCATAACTGGGATAATGTTGGGCTGAGACTTACGGAGTCAGGGGGTGTTAATATCGAGAATGTTGAGGCGCCGTGGGGTGATGCCTTGGGGTGGGATGTTGAGGCGAAAAAGCCAGATCCCAACATCTTGGCTATTCCTTTCACGAGTTTGTTCTTGCCAAC GATTCAACTCAACTTTGCCAACTTGTACCTCGGCATTGCGGCCGGTGCTCTTGAGTTTGCCAAAGAGTACACTGTCAAGAACACTCGCGCCTGGCCCTTCGGCGGCGAT aacaaagagaaagcAACAGACGAATTCTACATCCTCTCCACCTACGGCAACTTCTTCGCCCACCTCCGCGCCACCGAAGCTCTCGCCGAGAAAGTCAACGCTGAAGCCGACTCACTCTACGCAAAATACTCACAAGATCGCTCTGCCGTTACAGCCGAACAACGCGGTGAGTTCGCAGAATGGGTCGCCAGTCTCAAGGTCGTCACTACAGACACTGGTCTCAAGATCACTTCTGGAGTTTTTGAAGTTACGGGTTCGAGGTCTACGGCTGCAAAGGTTGGCTTGGATAGGTTCTGGAGGGATCTGAGGACGCATACTTTGCATGACCCTGTGGCGTATAAGAATCGGGAGTTGGGAAGGTATCTTTTGTTGGGAGAGTATCCTGAGCCTACTTGGTACACATGA
- a CDS encoding heme peroxidase, giving the protein MASVLSKESLAISLSIVTLLIGLSHFNMISLKPIFKSVYIRLWKFVNIFVHWHKLPTWLGVFNLLALRYELREKNLHDTYPNAEFQGTAADCPIKNSKFIANRNSDGDFNDLAQPKMGCAGMRFGRNVPRKYTTPPTQQELLTPNPRIISEKILARPEGQFKPAEIVNLLAAAWIQFQVHDWAQHFLVTNGDKDVEIPLDKADRWSERIMKIPRTKKDDALSQQDIETPAYTNECTHWWDASQIYGSTEAETKALRAQCDKSYPGQLHVTREDGVQFLPRSDDGIPKTGFRQNWWLGLELLHTLFALEHNAIATQLHLSNPSWSSDQIFDTARLINCALMAKIHTVEWTPGILQHPALQIGMNANWWGLLGDKLWHVFGRVFDNKSEVISGIPGSGVDHDNVPYCLTEEFVSVYRLHPLIPDNVAFFSIKDGQHKGTLPIKEVAFESARKPFDEDKSGLGLSFADVFYSFGVNYPGAIRAHNMPNFLRDLNIPGDKDFPHGRHLDLGTIDILRDRERGVPRYNAFRRLFHMAPAKSFLDLTGGDAKLAAELEDVYDGDLEAVDLLVGTLSEPLPKGFGFSDTAFRVFILMATRRIKSDRFLAGDGWCPEVYTREGINWVQNNTMKDVLCRHFPELAATLHNVKNAFAPWTKIGQTEAYAGPETNKAKN; this is encoded by the exons ATGGCTTCTGTACTTAGTAAGGAATCTCTCGCTATTTCTTTATCCATTGTCACACTACTCATTGGACTCTCTCACTTCAACATGATCTCCCTCAAACCCATCTTCAAGTCCGTTTACATTCGTCTTTGGAAATTCGTCAACATCTTTGTCCACTGGCACAAGCTCCCCACATGGCTGGGCGTTTTCAATCTCCTCGCTCTTCGATATGAACTCCGCGAGAAGAACCTTCACGACACCTACCCCAATGCTGAGTTCCAGGGCACTGCAGCAGATTGCCCCATTAAGAACTCAAAGTTCATCGCGAATAGGAACTCAGATGGCGATTTCAATGATCTGGCGCAACCAAAGATGGGGTGCGCTGGTATGAGATTTGGTCGAAATGTCCCGAGAAAATATACCACGCCGCCAACTCAGCAGGAGCTGCTTACGCCCAATCCAAGAATCATATCTGAAAAGATTCTTGCTAGACCTGAAGGCCAGTTCAAACCCGCCGAGATTGTCAATCTTCTCGCCGCAGCGTGGATCCAGTTCCAAGTTCATGATTGGGCTCAGCACTTCCTTGTCACAAATGGCGATAAAGACGTTGAGATTCCTCTAGATAAAGCCGACAGGTGGTCTGAGCGTATCATGAAGATTCCTCGAACCAAGAAAGACGATGCTCTTTCGCAACAAGATATCGAGACGCCTGCTTATACCAATGAGTGCACCCATTGGTGGGATGCCTCTCAGATCTACGGATCCACTGAAGCCGAGACAAAAGCTCTTCGAGCGCAGTGCGATAAATCGTATCCCGGCCAACTTCATGTAACACGTGAAGATGGTGTGCAATTCCTCCCTCGATCAGACGATGGTATTCCCAAGACTGGTTTCAGACAAAACTGGTGGTTGGGacttgaacttcttcatACGCTATTCGCGCTTGAGCATAATGCCATTGCCACGCAGCTTCATCTTTCGAACCCGAGTTGGTCGAGTGATCAAATTTTTGATACTGCTCGACTGATCAATTGTGCTCTTATGGCGAAGATTCATACTGTTGAGTGGACACCTGGTATTCTTCAGCACCCGGCGCTGCAGATTGGAATGAATGCGAACTGGTGGGGACTCTTGGGTGACAAG ctcTGGCATGTCTTTGGCCGTGTCTTTGACAACAAATCAGAAGTCATTTCTGGTATTCCCGGATCAGGCGTCGATCACGACAACGTGCCATACTGTCTCACAGAAGAATTTGTTTCCGTCTACCGTCTCCATCCTCTCATCCCGGACAACGTAGcattcttcagcatcaaAGATGGTCAACACAAGGGAACTCTGCCCATCAAAGAGGTTGCGTTCGAGTCAGCCCGTAAACCCTTTGATGAAGACAAATCGGGCTTGGGTCTCTCATTCGCTGATGTCTTTTACTCCTTCGGCGTCAACTATCCAGGTGCTATTCGAGCTCACAACATGCCCAACTTCTTGCGCGACTTGAACATCCCAGGTGATAAGGACTTCCCCCACGGTCGACACCTGGACTTGGGAACAATTGACATCCTTCGTGACCGTGAACGCGGTGTTCCCCGCTATAACGCTTTCCGACGCCTGTTTCACATGGCACCTGCAAAGAGCTTCCTTGATCTCACTGGCGGTGATGCCAAGTTGGCTGCTGAGTTGGAAGATGTTTACGATGGAGATCTTGAGGCTGTGGATCTTCTGGTTGGTACACTCAGCGAGCCTCTGCCCAAGGGCTTTGGCTTCAGCGACACTGCCTTCCGCGTCTTTATCCTCATGGCCACCCGTCGCATCAAGTCTGATCGCTTCCTTGCCGGCGATGGTTGGTGCCCTGAGGTGTACACTCGCGAGGGCATCAATTGGGTTCAGAATAACACGATGAAGGATGTTTTGTGTCGACACTTCCCGGAACTTGCTGCAACGCTGCACAATGTCAAGAAT GCTTTCGCACCTTGGACGAAGATTGGTCAGACTGAGGCTTATGCAGGCCCAGAGACTAACAAAGCAAAGAACTGA